In Pelmatolapia mariae isolate MD_Pm_ZW linkage group LG2, Pm_UMD_F_2, whole genome shotgun sequence, one DNA window encodes the following:
- the atp7a gene encoding copper-transporting ATPase 1, which yields MTQKRSLCSVSLGVEGMTCGSCVQSIEQRIGSLPGVMHIKVSLEGKNATVIFDPSHQSPESLSEAIEDMGFESSLPASSKATPVPTDTQLVSTSGMTPTAQQEALKKLSQIQGVLDVRENLPQTGLTVTFVPSLTSTQQLSEVVASVTPPEISTPSSPLQKDPTSSPPQTTRGGAAILKLRIEGMTCHSCTTTIEGKIGKLKGIQKIKVVLESQEATLVYLPYLLTVQTIIDQIAVVGFKAFVKSKPRPLQLSPSEMERFVDSQKQTISSPSETSEETEIFIDTTLVVLRVKGMHCRSCVVNIQDNISVLPGVSSVEVSLENEKASICYDPQKVTVTQLQQAIEALPPGNFKTQPWDSSGPLSPVSTSPAPTLPPSSSWPTGANQAKPAVLQPCFNQPLGSVVNIHIEGMTCNSCVQSIEGMISQKKGVMSAEVSLTDHQGIFEYDPLLTTPEELREAIEDMGFDAFLPETNSLLPAPHPLSSKSSNIAPVKGKEVDSDHHKETPQGHSGETNSKCYIQIGGMTCASCVSNIERNLKNEPGIYSVLVALMASKAEVRYNPEVTDPMKIAECVKELGFTATVMENYEGSDGTVELVVRGMTCASCVHKIESNLTKEKGIIYASVALATNKAHIKFDSEVIGPRDIIKLIENLGFEASLVKRDRTASHLDHSKEIRQWRKSFLVSLVFCVPVMGMMTYMIIMDHQMTVSHHHNNTAEDRNRYHSTMLLERQLLPGLSIMNLLSFLFCVPVQFIGGRYFYIQAWKAVKHKSANMDVLIVLATSIAFTYSCVVLIVAMAEKAKVNPITFFDTPPMLFVFISLGRWLEQIAKSKTSEALSKLMSLQATEATVVTLGSDNSVLSEEQVDVELVQRGDIVKVVPGGKFPVDGRVIEGHSMADESLITGEAMPVTKKPGSSVIAGSINQNGSLLVSATHVGMDTTLSQIVKLVEEAQTSKAPIQQYADKISGYFVPFIVGISVLTLIAWIIIGFLNFSLVEMYFPGYDKSISRTEAVVRFAFQASITVLCIACPCSLGLATPTAVMVGTGVGAQNGILIKGGEPLEMAHKVQSVVFDKTGTITYGAPKVVQVKIAVEGNKMPRSRLLAIVGTAENNSEHPLGAAITKYCKQELGTESLGTCVDFQAVPGCGIRCQVSNTESLLKQLDSDSEDNNQRNSVLVQISNSRTWTSSHPLIMDPQPQSLVQTATYVVLIGNREWMRRNCLQVKPEIDEAMIEHERRGRTAVLVAVDDLLCAMIAIADTVKPEAELAVHTLTNMGLEVVLMTGDNSKTARAIAAQVGIRKVFAEVLPSHKVAKVEQLQQAGKRVAMVGDGVNDSPALAMADVGIAIGTGTDVAIEAADVVLIRNDLLDVVGSIDLSKKTVKRIRINFVFALIYNLVGIPIAAGVFLPVGLVLQPWMGSAAMALSSVSVVLSSLLLKCYTKPTAEKLEARLGTSRRQGSLSDVSVHIGMGEMRRPSPKLSLLDRIVNYSRASINSLRSDKHSVNSFVLSEPDKHSLLVGEAASHEDDLC from the exons ATGACACAGAAACGCAGCCTGTGTTCAGTTTCTCTTGGAGTGGAGGGTATGACCTGCGGCTCTTGTGTCCAGTCCATAGAGCAGCGCATTGGGTCTCTTCCTGGAGTGATGCATATAAAG GTGTCTTTAGAGGGCAAGAATGCAACTGTCATATTTGACCCCAGCCATCAGAGCCCAGAGTCTCTGTCAGAGGCCATTGAGGACATGGGCTTTGAATCAAGTCTGCCAGCTTCCAGCAAAGCCACACCAGTCCCTACTGATACCCAGTTGGTCTCCACCTCAGGCATGACACCCACAGCCCAACAGGAAGCATTGAAGAAACTATCACAAATTCAGGGAGTGCTGGATGTCAGAGAGAACCTGCCACAGACGGGTCTCACCGTCACCTTTGTTCCCTCCCTGACGTCCACGCAACAGCTTAGTGAGGTGGTGGCCAGCGTAACACCGCCGGAGATCTCCACACCGAGCAGCCCTTTGCAAAAAGACCCCACCTCCTCTCCACCTCAGACCACGCGAGGTGGAGCGGCTATCCTTAAGCTGCGCATTGAAGGAATGACCTGTCACTCCTGTACTACCACTATTGAAGGAAAGATTGGTAAACTCAAAGGGATTCAAAAGATCAAAG TTGTTTTAGAGTCTCAGGAAGCTACACTCGTCTACCTGCCTTACCTCCTCACTGTCCAAACCATCATTGATCAAATTGCTGTGGTTGGATTCAAGGCCTTTGTGAAGTCTAAGCCCCGCCCCCTGCAGCTGTCCCCCAGTGAAATGGAGCGCTTTGTTGattctcaaaaacaaacaatttcgTCACCATCTGAGACTTCAGAGGAGACTGAAATCTTCATAGACACCACGCTCGTCGTGCTTAGGGTTAAAGGCATGCACTGCCGTTCCTGTGTGGTCAACATTCAGGACAATATCTCAGTGCTGCCTGGTGTGTCTTCTGTGGAGGTGTCTTTGGAGAACGAGAAGGCTTCCATCTGCTATGACCCCCAAAAGGTCACAGTGACTCAGCTGCAGCAGGCAATTGAAGCACTGCCTCCAGGAAACTTTAAGACTCAACCGTGGGACTCCTCCGGTCCCCTCAGTCCTGTGTCCACATCACCTGCTCCCACTTTACCACCGTCATCATCATGGCCTACAGGAGCAAACCAGGCTAAACCTGCTGTCTTGCAGCCTTGTTTTAATCAGCCACTGGGATCTGTAGTGAATATCCACATTGAGGGCATGACATGCAACTCCTGTGTTCAGTCCATTGAAGGCATGATCTCCCAAAAGAAAGGGGTCATGTCAGCCGAGGTCTCTCTGACTGATCACCAGGGGATCTTTGAGTACGACCCTCTGCTGACCACACCAGAGGAGTTGAGGGAGGCCATAGAGGACATGGGCTTTGATGCCTTTCTGCCTG AGACCAACTCTCTGCTGCCTGCGCCACATCCTCTTTCATCGAAGTCTTCAAATATAGCACCTGTCAAAGGTAAAGAGGTGGACAGTGACCACCACAAAGAAACCCCCCAGGGACATAGTGGAGAAACCAACTCTAAATGCTACATCCAGATCGGAGGGATGACCTGTGCTTCCTGTGTGTCAAACATCGAGCGAAATCTCAAGAATGAACCTG GTATCTACTCTGTTCTGGTGGCACTAATGGCGAGTAAAGCAGAGGTCCGTTATAACCCTGAAGTCACCGATCCTATGAAGATAGCCGAGTGCGTGAAGGAGCTGGGCTTCACCGCCACTGTTATGGAGAACTATGAAGGTTCAGATGGAACTGTTGAATTAGTG GTCAGGGGAATGACGTGTGCTTCTTGTGTTCACAAAATTGAATCCAACCTCACGAAAGAAAAGGGGATTATCTATGCCTCTGTTGCCTTGGCAACCAACAAAGCACACATTAAATTCGACTCTGAAGTTATTGGACCACGAGACATCATCAAGCTGATTGAG aatctAGGATTTGAAGCGTCTTTGGTAAAGAGGGACCGCACTGCCAGCCATCTGGACCACAGCAAAGAGATACGACA GTGGAGGAAGTCTTTCCTTGTGAGCTTGGTTTTCTGTGTGCCTGTGATGGGTATGATGACCTACATGATTATTATGGACCACCAGATGACAGTTTCACATCATCACAACAATACGGCAGAAGACCGCAACCGCTACCACTCCACCATGTTGCTGGAGAGGCAGCTGCTCCCAGGCCTCTCCATCATGAACCTCCTCTCCTTCCTGTTTTGTGTGCCAGTACAG TTTATTGGAGGTCGCTACTTCTACATTCAAGCCTGGAAAGCCGTGAAACACAAATCTGCCAACATGGATGTGCTAATTGTTCTGGCCACTTCCATAGCCTTCACCTACTCATGCGTCGTCCTAATTGTGGCCATGGCGGAGAAGGCAAAAGTCAATCCCATCACATTCTTCGACACACCGCCTATGCTCTTTGTCTTCATCTCTCTGGGACGCTGGCTGGAACAGATAGCCAAG AGCAAGACTTCTGAGGCTTTGTCCAAACTGATGTCTTTACAAGCCACTGAGGCCACAGTTGTCACTCTCGGCAGTGATAATTCAGTTCTCAG TGAGGAGCAGGTGGATGTGGAGCTGGTTCAGAGGGGTGATATAGTCAAAGTCGTTCCTGGGGGAAAGTTTCCAGTCGATGGGAGGGTCATTGAAGGACATTCCATGGCCGATGAGTCCCTCATCACAG GTGAGGCCATGCCAGTGACAAAGAAGCCCGGGAGCTCGGTGATTGCAGGCTCCATTAACCAGAACGGCTCTCTGCTCGTCAGTGCTACACATGTTGGCATGGACACCACGCTGTCTCAGATTGTCAAACTAGTGGAGGAGGCTCAGACGTCAAAG GCTCCCATCCAGCAGTATGCAGATAAAATTAGTGGCTACTTTGTACCCTTCATTGTTGGCATATCTGTGCTTACCCTAATCGCCTGGATCATCATTGGCTTTTTGAACTTCTCTCTAGTGGAGATGTACTTTCCT GGTTACGACAAATCCATTTCCAGAACTGAGGCAGTGGTTCGCTTCGCCTTCCAGGCCTCCATAACCGTGTTATGCATCGCCTGTCCCTGTTCCCTTGGCTTGGCAACCCCGACAGCTGTCATGGTGGGCACAGGCGTCGGAGCCCAAAATGGCATCCTGATAAAGGGGGGAGAGCCACTTGAGATGGCACATAAG GTTCAGTCTGTGGTGTTTGACAAGACCGGCACCATTACATACGGGGCACCAAAGGTTGTTCAAGTGAAGATCGCGGTGGAGGGGAATAAGATGCCTCGCTCCCGCCTGCTGGCCATTGTAGGCACAGCTGAGAACAACAGTGAACACCCGCTGGGAGCCGCTATTACCAAATACTGCAAACAG GAGCTTGGCACAGAGTCTCTTGGCACGTGCGTGGACTTTCAGGCGGTGCCGGGCTGTGGCATCCGATGTCAGGTGAGCAACACGGAGAGTCTGCTGAAGCAGTTGGACAGTGACAGCGAGGACAACAACCAGCGCAACAGTGTCCTAGTCCAGATCAGCAACAGCCGGACATGGACCAGCTCCCATCCACTCATCATGGACCCACAGCCACAAA GCCTGGTTCAGACAGCCACCTATGTAGTCTTGATTGGGAACAGGGAGTGGATGAGGAGGAACTGCCTGCAAGTCAAACCTGAAATCGACGAAGCCATGATCGAGCACGAGCGCAGAGGACGCACTGCTGTTCTGGTGGCTGTAGACG ACCTGCTGTGTGCAATGATAGCCATAGCAGACACAGTGAAACCAGAGGCTGAGTTGGCGGTCCACACGCTGACCAACATGGGTCTGGAAGTTGTGCTGATGACTGGAGACAACAGCAAGACAGCTCGGGCTATTGCTGCTCAG GTCGGCATCAGAAAAGTGTTCGCTGAGGTGCTGCCCTCCCACAAGGTGGCCAAAGTGGAACAGCTGCAGCAGGCGGGAAAGAGGGTCGCCATGGTGGGTGACGGCGTCAACGACTCGCCCGCTCTGGCCATGGCTGACGTGGGCATCGCCATAGGAACCGGGACAGATGTGGCCATAGAGGCCGCAGATGTGGTGCTGATCAGG AATGACCTGCTGGATGTGGTCGGCAGTATTGACCTGTCTAAAAAGACCGTCAAGAGGATCAGGATCAACTTTGTCTTCGCTCTTATCTACAACCTGGTTGGAATTCCTATTGCTGCTG GGGTGTTCCTTCCCGTCGGCCTGGTGTTACAGCCGTGGATGGGCTCAGCTGCCATGGCGCTGTCATCTGTCTCTGTGGTTTTGTCCTCACTTCTACTCAAATG TTACACTAAACCCACTGCAGAGAAGCTGGAGGCCAGACTGGGTACCAGCAGGCGGCAGGGCAGCCTGTCTGACGTCAGCGTCCACATCGGCATGGGCGAGATGCGTCGCCCGTCCCCGAAACTCAGTCTGCTAGACCGCATCGTCAACTACAGTCGAGCGTCGATCAACTCGCTGCGCTCTGACAAGCATTCAGTCAACAGCTTCGTGCTCAGCGAGCCCGACAAACACTCGCTGCTGGTCGGGGAGGCTGCGAGCCACGAGGATGACTTGTGTTGA
- the sfxn1 gene encoding sideroflexin-1, whose product MAAELSTSINIKEPRWDQSTFVGRAKHFFTVTDPRNILLTNEQLAHAHKIITDYREGIVSPGLTEDELWRAKYVFDSAFHPDTGEKMILIGRMSAQVPMNMTITGCMMTFYKTTPAVLFWQWINQSFNAIVNYTNRSGDAPITVGQLGTAYVSATTGAVATALGLNALTKHVSPLIGRFVPFAAVAAANCINIPLMRQRELQHGIPITDENDNRLGESSKAAQQAISQVVVSRILMASPGMAIPPFLMNHLEKKAFLRRFPWMSAPIQVSLVGFCLVFATPLCCALFPQKSSMSVSRLEPELQEKIRASHPGVERVYFNKGL is encoded by the exons ATGGCAGCCGAGCTATCCACTTCCATAAACATCAAGGAGCCCCGCTGGGACCAGAGCACATTTGTGGGTCGGGCTAAACATTTCTTCACCGTCACAGATCCCAGGAACATTCTCCTGACAAACGAACAACTAGCACACGCGCACAAAATCATCACCGATTACAG GGAAGGTATAGTCTCTCCAGGGCTGACGGAGGACGAACTGTGGAGAGCCAAGTATGTTTTTGACTCAGCTTTCCATCCCGACACTGGAGAGAAGATGATCCTGATAGGCCGCATGTCGGCACAGGTTCCAATGAACATGACGATCACTGGATGCATGATGACATTTTACAA GACGACTCCTGCTGTGCTGTTCTGGCAGTGGATCAATCAGTCTTTCAACGCAATAGTGAATTACACCAACAGGAGTGGTGACGCTCCCATAACGGTCGG TCAGCTTGGCACAGCTTATGTGTCTGCCACCACGGGGGCAGTTGCCACCGCTCTAGGACTAAATGCACTAACAAAG CACGTTTCACCTCTGATCGGACGGTTTGTTCCATTTGCTGCTGTAGCTGCTGCTAACTGTATCAACATCCCGCTGATGCGACAAAG AGAGCTTCAGCATGGTATACCTATAACGGATGAAAATGACAACAGGTTAGGAGAGTCATCAAAGGCTGCGCAGCAGGCGATCTCTCAGGTTGTGGTTTCCAGGATTCTCATGGCTTCTCCGGGAATGG CTATTCCCCCATTTTTAATGAACCATTTGGAAAAGAAGGCCTTTCTGAGG AGGTTCCCATGGATGAGTGCACCTATTCAAGTCAGCCTGGTGGGATTCTG CCTTGTGTTTGCCACACCACTCTGTTGTGCTTTATTCCCTCAGAAAAG CTCTATGTCAGTCAGCCGCTTGGAGCCAGAGCTGCAGGAGAAAATCCGTGCCAGCCACCCAGGAGTGGAGAGGGTTTACTTCAACAAAGGGCTATGA